The proteins below come from a single Rosa rugosa chromosome 2, drRosRugo1.1, whole genome shotgun sequence genomic window:
- the LOC133730928 gene encoding protein FAR1-RELATED SEQUENCE 5-like, translated as METNGIIVPAEMETEPIQAIPPSEENVSTSAFYPQVRNELKPFKGQQFKTWEEAHVFYTKYASAAGFVVRIGSSKRSRATNEFIRKEFFCNRQGNSPIELTGDEKRIRGVVREDCKARMIVVRDKSGGFVVNIFDEAHTHPMTSPKRLHLLKSNRRLTKAQRSLWEQLSMVNIPTHQQFDILGVQAGGFQYIGCTQQDLYNLERDKRKETKGHDGEMLHDYFLLEQEKNSGFFFTIKADVENRITHCFWADAISRQSYKFYGDVIIFDTTYQTNRYSLIFAPLMGINNHGQTIVFGAAFLSDETTASFVWLLKEFLNAMPGGPPKMIITDQDPAMEKAISEVLPDTFHRYCSWHILRKFSEKLDAIKFRDHYDEFRNCIYSSENAEEFDFKWKSVLAKSGLSGHKWLQSIYEFRFRWVPAYMNHIFSAGMSSSQRAESAHSFFKDYVSHKNSLVDFIVQFSRGLLHKRHEELISDHIDINEKPRFKCPIKMEKQMAAIYTRKYYYIFQDQLWESYSYNLEVTKEDETNCILKVMRQDHEDGRARVILYDKSKDFASCSCKLFESAGVPCRHVLAYLHKVHQVHKFPDQYILKRWTKSARSEVVMDKIDMEITVRKSLLEKRGLLFQQYSHVIDSVVLSEEASQLFREAMDSLIEKIRPLLANNSSEGVEPCAKTSSTHQIDLREPDEVKTKGRAKRIKRGKEKENGKRNSSGRHCHGCGKDGQTHDKRNCPLLNQSADVDTNEKFSEDDIDTDSYSSQVDHE; from the exons ATGGAGACTAATGGGATTATTGTACCTGCGGAAATGGAAACTGAACCTATTCAAGCTATCCCTCCGTCAGAAGAAAATGTCTCTACTTCAGCTTTCTATCCTCAAGTAAGGAATGAGCTTAAACCCTTCAAGGGTCAGCAATTTAAAACATGGGAAGAGGCACATGTTTTTTATACCAAATATGCATCTGCAGCTGGGTTTGTTGTACGAATTGGTTCCAGTAAAAGGAGCAGAGCAACTAATGAGTTTATAAGGAAAGAGTTTTTTTGCAATAGACAAGGAAATAGTCCGATTGAATTGACTGGTGATGAGAAAAGGATTCGTGGTGTAGTAAGGGAGGACTGTAAGGCGAGAATGATAGTTGTGAGAGACAAGTCTGGTGGATTTGTAGTCAATATATTTGATGAAGCTCACACTCATCCTATGACAAGTCCAAAAAGACTCCACTTGCTGAAGTCCAATCGTCGACTTACTAAAGCTCAGAGATCATTATGGGAACAACTATCCATGGTAAACATACCCACACACCAGCAATTTGACATTCTTGGAGTGCAAGCAGGAGGATTTCAGTACATTGGTTGTACACAACAAGATTTGTACAATCTTGAAAGGGATAAGCGTAAAGAGACAAAAGGGCATGATGGAGAAATGTTGCATGACTACTTTCTGCTAGAGCAAGAAAAAAATTCCGGGTTCTTTTTCACAATAAAGGCAGATGTTGAAAATAGGATTACTCATTGTTTTTGGGCTGATGCAATTTCGAGACAGTCGTATAAGTTTTATGGTGATGTGATTATCTTTGACACAACATACCAAACCAATCGGTATAGTTTGATTTTTGCACCATTGATGGGGATAAATAACCATGGTCAGACAATTGTGTTTGGAGCTGCATTCTTAAGTGACGAGACTACAGCTTCGTTTGTGTGGTTGTTGAAAGAATTTTTGAATGCTATGCCAGGGGGTCCTCCTAAAATGATCATTACTGATCAAGATCCAGCCATGGAAAAAGCTATTTCTGAAGTCCTCCCAGACACATTTCACAGATATTGTAGCTGGCATATCTTGAGAAAGTTTTCTGAGAAGCTTGATGCAATCAAATTCAGAGATCACTATGATGAATTCAGAAATTGCATTTACTCATCTGAGAATGCAGAGGAGTTTGACTTCAAATGGAAATCAGTTCTTGCAAAAAGTGGATTAAGTGGACATAAGTGGCTGCAATCAATTTATGAATTTCGGTTTAGATGGGTGCCGGCTTATATGAACCACATTTTCTCAGCTGGCATGTCAAGTAGTCAACGAGCAGAAAGTGCGCATTCCTTTTTTAAGGATTATGTTTCTCATAAAAATTCTCTAGTGGACTTCATCGTTCAGTTTAGTCGGGGTCTTTTACACAAACGGCATGAGGAGTTGATTTCAGATCACATTGACATCAATGAGAAGCCAAGATTTAAGTGCCCCATTAAGATGGAAAAGCAAATGGCTGCTATTTATACACGGAAGTACTATTACATATTTCAAGATCAGTTGTGGGAGAGCTACAGTTACAATCTTGAGGTCACAAAGGAGGATGAAACTAATTGTATACTTAAGGTTATGCGTCAGGATCATGAGGATGGAAGAGCCCGAGTCATTTTGTATGACAAATCAAAAGATTTTGCCTCATGTAGCTGCAAATTGTTTGAGAGTGCAGGAGTCCCATGTAGACATGTTCTAGCATACTTACACAAGGTACATCAAGTTCATAAATTTCCAGATCAATACATTTTGAAGAGATGGACAAAATCTGCAAGATCTGAGGTTGTGATGGACAAGATTGACATGGAGATAACTGTTAGGAAGTCCTTACTTGAAAAACGTGGTCTACTGTTCCAGCAATATTCACATGTAATTGATAGCGTTGTCTTAAGTGAAGAAGCAAGTCAATTGTTTCGTGAAGCAATGGATTCTTTGATTGAGAAGATTAGGCCACTACTTGCCAATAATAGCAGTGAAGGTGTGGAGCCTTGTGCAAAAACAAGTTCAACTCAtcagattgatttgagagaacCAGATGAAGTTAAGACAAAAGGAAGGGCTAAAAGAATTAAGAgaggaaaagagaaggaaaatggAAAACGCAACAGTTCCGGTAGACATTGTCATGGATGTGGCAAAGATGGGCAGACCCATGACAAACGCAATTGTCCACTGCTCAATCA ATCTGCTGATGTTGATACAAATGAAAAATTTAGTGAAGATGACATTGATACTGATAGTTATTCATCACAG GTTGATCATGAGTAA